The following nucleotide sequence is from Salvia splendens isolate huo1 chromosome 2, SspV2, whole genome shotgun sequence.
gcaggtggaagggtaggaggataaaatgctgatgtgacGAAGGATAGGGCGTCCTATAGCGCGgactatagggcgccccattgtagatgctctaatagagtcatttccctttttagtaaaagtcaacacatttcttcacacctactttactccctcttactttattctcttttcatctctctaccttttttcattttccactttattctccctttacttaactcacctatcacaatttttcttaatctttgttGCCGAAACGAAacgcctccattactatggaacgaagggagtaagagataagagaattccagggatgtgcgttcacagttatggttatacaaattccaactacaacaccctagtacAATTcttacttcgatagaacgagtcacctagcttaTGGTCATGCGATGCAATCGTAGaatactaacactagggttgtcaatcctagatccgtaactccttaaagctcctaagacccttgtaaagtcctcactctcaattaacagtgtcgttttaagggaagctaatagtagtgtctattaagtagatctaactcgccaaccacctctcacgattatgtaacaagttatattaattcatcacagaatgtgtcacccaaacgtgaagcattattcaacacttaaggaagaaacgaagtaagaacaaaacaaatattaaatagaaaacggaattgtataaccaaagttgttactaacacatccctagaatcctatgagtttagttacacataattgaataagctaaaaacatagattgtagggaaGTCATAGAGaaaataagaactaaagcaaatataacccaaaggttgaatccttgtagccttgatcttcttcttgattccttctttaACCCCTTGCACTATGAATTACTCTCACTTTTAAGCTCTGGAaatattttgcaaagagaatatctttttttttatgaagcttgagggggtatttatagggggaaAATGTCCCTcttcaaataaggaaaatgatTGCAAAGTATGGTAAATCCTGGGGAGAAAGTAGGGCAATTTCTGTTCGCTTctttttcccagcgggccgctgcaccttggccagcggtcacTGTGGGTTGATCCGTAGTCTCTGACTCTTGAACAGCGGTCGCTGACAATCATTCCGTAGCTTCTGGACTACTTGGAGCGGTCGTTGCGTGGGGTAACTGGGCGTGTTTTTCCTTTCATGCACACAACTTTCCTGGAGTAGACCGCTACTGGCTCAGCGGTCTGTGGTCTCCAGGGGTCCCTGGAGATGTtccagcggaccgctggacgtcttgaaagctccagatttccaacttcgctttttagctatctttttaggctcgaATATGCACATttatcacaaaacacgtcaaaataccgaaatagataaaacatactacaaaatatggacatgaattgtgattttgacattaaaaacggaccaaatgaaggccttaaaatagtgcaaaatccgagcgtatcaggaACACCTGACCaattcgacgagtacctccacattgcaACCTATATCGTATGCTAATGTTAAAGTAGTATATATCCAATATCGTATGTTCAATGTAATGTCAacaattattattaaataataatcacagagacatcgtctttcagtaaatagcaaaaaagacttatctcactgttaGAACtgttcagtgttataccacatcATTGTCGTTTATTTTCTAAATGCGtcgaaacatgcggactgacattgcaacctttgtGATAGGTAGCTAAAGCCTATCTAGCACCGACTGTGTTACCTTACTGTGAACAATGTCCACAActagtctactaagcaaaagaattagactttgtttgcttcttatacatttaaatgtttgagaaattTGTAGAATTTATTACATACATGCAAAATTCTATCCGTGCGAACTGCTCGAAAcatgtttttcagtataccaaccCTAGCAAATACTTATAGCAAGGCAATCGAGGTTGAAGGAACTACGACAACTAATTGGGGTATAGAAGTTGGACCAAACTCAGGTATAGCTCGCAAATCGCAATGCTGCCTAACCCAAGACGTGCCGCCACTTTTTGGGAGTATATTTTCCAACAAGCTTCCATTCACGAGGGTCGGGCTCATGCCCAAACTTGACCGAAAATTTTTTGGCAAGTAATATTTAGGTTTTGATTTAGGAATATAAATTAATGTCATtttggtatttaatttatttaaattcaatttaaaaaatgtaggagtatttttttaagttaAATTCAGttacttttatcatttgtttatttttttttagacATTTTTATTTGTGGCTGAAATTGGATTAGAGctcaaatgaaaaaaatactgACGTACAAGCTGAAAAATGGGGTTGTGGCTGAAAATTTGGGATTACGTTGTGAATTACCTTAACCTTGTATTTTCTATCTAGCATACCAACATTAAAATTAGGGATAGTCAATAGGCCTATCTGATCAGATTCAAGCAAACTATCAAGATGTCAGATTATTCAGTTACATGTATTCGGATTGTAATTATTTTGAGCTATGAAACCTTTGGGTTTCAGACTAACTTTCGGACTAACAAAGTAGGCCCAATTGggttcatttttttatttttattttttatttttaaattattactcTCTCCACCACAAAAAAATAGTCCAATATTATCATGGAACTTATAACTAATACTTTTGTGTTAATAAATTTTCAATACTAACCTTGAACTTTTGAATTCTGaacaatataataaaataaatgaatttgaTCTTGTTTCGAgcaataaaaattttaaaaccaaTTCGCATAGAACAATACTATTAAAATTCATCGTGTCACTATGATTTTACTATATATAGTACTTTGACAGCTATTCAATATTAATTATTAGCACCAAGTCccaaactacaaactttaataattaattattttcatgACTGGAGAAGAACTCTATGGTTAGTCAATACACAACATATTATGCGTCTAATAATTACTCAAGTAAGGAGTAGGATATTCTTATTTGAATATCTTATATCCGGATTTATTGGTGTGATCAAATTGCCTAATTGTTTCCAAAATTGTGACGATTTCTTGAACCGTAGggcaagaaaaaaatattataacatATTTTTCCTATTTGAAAGTCAACAAATTCGTGATAACGAAAACAATAGTATCTCGTGTGGAAGCTATATACCGAAACCAACCACTTCTTATTTTATAAAgagttttgcattttatttttgaattattaatctaaatataaatttaagaaaaagaaaaagaaatgtaaTGATAGCAACAAAAACAAATTTGAATATGTAATTAATGGAGAACAAATTATTGAATTGAGAATTTGAGATTACTCTATTAAGATCACTCTATTACGGAACAAAATCACCCCGatataaaaacataaatttatgTGACATGTACCATGATAATGAATATAATCTCTCCGTTCCcataataggagtcacatttggtaTGGACACAGAtcttaagaaatgtaaagaatatgGGTTGTAAAAGTTAGTAAAAATAaggtccacttttttatattgattttataatagatagtgagttagtagaatgtaggACATACTTACTATTCATGGTAAaggtgaaatgtgactcttgtTGTGGAACATACATAATTGacaaatatgactcttattgtgggacggagtgaGAATTTATATGActataatttcattttcctaTAAAAATATTTGTTTCCCCTTATTACAAAATAATGAAAGTAGCACCTCGCGCCTCGCGGCATTTGCAGACCACAATTGCACTGGCTGGGCCTCCGATGTGCATCAAAGAAAAGTGAAATTGAAATGGAATATGAGCCTAATGGCGAGACAAAGGCGCGTAAAGGAGGACATGAGAGAATGGGGCATGATGAAGATCGTAGTGGTGCGATGCAAATGTGGCTAGTGAcattcagtttttttttttaatttggggattgaaaaaaataattatataacatCGCATCAGAGTAGTCTATCTCGTATCACCATCAAATCATCGTCTCGCAGACACATGTCATATGAGTGCCAACTCTCTTTTTAAATTTCGGCCAAAAGAACTTGCTTTTAGTTTATACTCATACCAAACGCAATTTCATAGGATAAATAACTCATCTATTTTGGTATTACATGATAaaaaatgactaaaataatTATACTTTGTTTATCGTTATCTTTTCTACCAAAATGCCCTGTAAAATTAATCTTGGCTTAACCCACCTCATCCTAAAGTGATCTACTATATAGCAAAATTGCCCCATGGTATTAATAAAATACTCTTTTCGTCCTAAAAAAATAGGCCAGTTTatcattttgggtcgtcccaaaaattagacaaagagtaaatatgaaaagtttttaAACTAATAACGTGGACATCACAATCCACCAACACTATTTCCACTGTCTTTTAccactttttcttatttttttcaatttttctctaACTTTAtcaattgcatatttaaattcGTACCCCACACAAATTTGTCTAGTTTTTGAAGGACGAAGAGAGTATCATAATCGAGCACCTAATTTGGTTTATTCCAGTTACACAAGTTTGTGGCGAAGCATATGCTCTCGCAGCTCCCAAATTATTCCCATTCGCCCTTCCTCCAAAAGAATATCCAATTGGGAAAGTCCCCTTTCTACTTAATCTATCCCAATTTCCAACCCCACAAGCATCAATAAATTCCAATAACTCTCCACAAACCACAATGTTTTTTCTCTGCTTTCTTACAAGCACCAATAATTCTGCTTAGTTGTCGCATGTAGTAGTACTTAATTAAATGGTTGAAACCAAGGCATTTCTCTTTCTATAAAGGTGGAATCTTTGCGCTTGACAAGAGAGAGAAACTCTGCTTCTTTAAGCTGTATTAGCAATTAGCAATATGACTATTCGAGAATTCAAAGATGGGAAAGAGGAAAGATCTCCTCCTCTGTTTGAGGCCGAAGTGAATGCTAAGCCTCTGCGCATTGCTCTATTTGTTGAGCCCTCTCCCTTTGCGTGAGTCTTTTCTTTTCGCCTCTTTATTAGTTAAACGCTTCAATATCATCATGTTTTCTATGATTTCGATGTATTGTTCCACAAATTCAGCTCTAGTGTTCATTATTAAGTTCTTAATCTGTGATTAATTGATGATTAATGACTCCCAGATTCTTAACATCCCAAATTCAGTtaatttagttagttaattaggTAACTTAAGCTCGAACTAAGcatttaaattcaataattaGATTGGTATTTACGACATTAACCATTTAAATTCAAAGATTTTTCTAGTAATTGTGTTAGCAGCAGATTTGTGTTGACTAGAGGCCTTTTGAACTGTTTGCAGTTATATCTCTGGATACAAAAATAGGTTCCAGAATTTCATTAAATATCTacgagaaatgggtgatgagGTATGTATGCACTTCTTGCTTTTGGTTGTGTTTTCTTAATATAGAGAGAGTTTGGCATACTTCCTACCGATTTTCACGTGTTTCGAGAATGAAACAGAAGATCACAATGCGAAATTCATCGATTATAAGTTATATTAACTCACACTACGGACTTGATCATACTTCCAATAAAATTAAGGTTGTTCGgcttgcattttttaatgttcaGGTCATGGTCGTGACAACTCACGAAGGAGTACCAGAGGAGTTTCACGGAGCTCACTTGATTGGCTCAAGAAGGTCAGTTCTCGAGTTCTTGTCTGATGAAGGCTGTTGATCTTGTATCTTGATCAAACCAATGTATAATCAATAATGTGTCTCCTCTGATTCAACTACGAACCAATTTATTTTCAATGTAATACTAACAGCTAATCTCGTTTCAGCTTCCCCTTTCCATGGTACCAGAACGTACCCCTGTCACTTGCACTCAGCCCAAGAATAATATCAGCAGTTTCCCAATTCAAGCCGGATATCATACATGCTTCGTCTCCTGGCATTATGGTGAAGCTTCACAATCCGATTCTCCTAATGCTTCTTACGTTGATAATAATGTTGTATTCACTTTGAAATAACTTCAGAAAATAACTGTGTCACTCCATTAATTATCGTTTCTTTTTCCTGGTGTAGGTATTTGGTGCTCTCACTATTGCAAAATTACTATCTGTTCCGTTAGTGATGTCGTATCATACCCATGTTCCAGTGTATATTTCAACTGTCTTTAGCTTTCATGTTATTTCATAACTTGATCTTGAAACTTCCTTTCGGTGTCTCGCTTAACAATCATGATCTTTTCCTCGTGCACCTAAAATAATGTGTTCGTGTCAACTGAAAATGTGTTCATGTTCACCGTGGATCTTTTCCTCGTGCACCCTTACAAAATGTTTTCCATGTTGATACTCTTCGATATTCGTTTCTCTTTCTGGCTAAATTCTTATTGTATCTTACAGGTATATACCCAGATACACATTTAGCTGGCTGGTGCAACCAATGTGGTTAGTTATAAGTAAGGTCCGCCTCTTTACGGATTGGAACCGAATTTTGTGGGAACTTACGTAAAATTTTGTAATGTTCTCCAGAATGTCTGCACAGAGCTGCTGATCTTACCCTGGTACCTTCTGCTGCCATTGCGAAGGATCTTGTGGAAGCTAAAGCAACGACAGGTGATATTAACATTATTGACCTAGTTCGATCATTCTCTAAACAGCAACAGACATGTTATCTGTGATTGGAAAATCTGAATTCTTTCAAGTCAAGTCATTTTCTAACATCGAATCGAAAGATATATGTTGCGTGTCTTTTCTTGTCGATGGGTCATTTCTGAATCTAAAACTTACATGTTCCTTTGCTGTGCAGCTAACATGATACGCATCTGGAATAAGGGTGTTGATTCTGAGAGCTTTCACCCACGGTTTCGCTCCCAAGAGATGAGATTAAGATTAAGGTAAGAAGAAACTTCTCCTGGGATAGTTATTTTGACTTGAGTCCAATTTTCACTCAAAACCCTCTTCTCAAATTAGCAACGGAGAACCCGACAGACCATTGATAGTTCATGTAGGGAGGCTTGGAGTTGAAAAGAGTTTGGATTTCCTCAAAAGGTACTTTTCCTGCCATTCTGATGTTAAGATTAACCTATCACAGTGATGCTACTTCTAGATGTTGACCGTGTCGGGATGGTATTACTGGTACAGGGTCATGGATGAGCTCCCAGAGGCTCGGATCGCGTTCATTGGTGATGGACCATACAGGTGAGGGTTGAACAGTTTCTTTGAATCCCGAAAAAAGTTTATTTCACATTTCAATTTGTTTCAATATTGCCGTCGCTGATATAGTTAGTCGTTGCTCAATGTTGATAGGAAGGATTTGGAGCAGATGTTCTCCGGGATGCCAGCAGTATTCACAGGTATGCTACAGGGCGAAGAGCTTTCACAAGCATATGCGAGTGGAGATGTGTTCGTGATGCCTTCAGAGTCGGAGACTCTTGGGCAAGTTGTTCTGGAGGCCATGTCATCCGGACTTCCCGTGGTTGGTGCTCGTGCAGGAGGCATCCCCGACATGATACCTGAAGATCAGCAGGGGAGGACAGGATATTTGTTCACCCCAGGAGATCTCGATGATTGCTTGAGCAAACTGAAACCCCTTTTGCACGACCAAGAACTACGTGAAACTATAGGCAAAGCAGCTCGTGTGGAGACAGAGAAGTACGATTGGAGGGCAGCCACTCGCAAGATACGCACCGAGAACTATAACGCAGCCATTTGGTTctggaggaagaagagagaCGAGTTCCTGCAACCATTCCAATGGTTGTTCCAACGTTTCCCCCAAACGCC
It contains:
- the LOC121792110 gene encoding sulfoquinovosyl transferase SQD2-like, with amino-acid sequence MTIREFKDGKEERSPPLFEAEVNAKPLRIALFVEPSPFAYISGYKNRFQNFIKYLREMGDEVMVVTTHEGVPEEFHGAHLIGSRSFPFPWYQNVPLSLALSPRIISAVSQFKPDIIHASSPGIMVFGALTIAKLLSVPLVMSYHTHVPVYIPRYTFSWLVQPMWLVIKCLHRAADLTLVPSAAIAKDLVEAKATTANMIRIWNKGVDSESFHPRFRSQEMRLRLSNGEPDRPLIVHVGRLGVEKSLDFLKRVMDELPEARIAFIGDGPYRKDLEQMFSGMPAVFTGMLQGEELSQAYASGDVFVMPSESETLGQVVLEAMSSGLPVVGARAGGIPDMIPEDQQGRTGYLFTPGDLDDCLSKLKPLLHDQELRETIGKAARVETEKYDWRAATRKIRTENYNAAIWFWRKKRDEFLQPFQWLFQRFPQTPRAIQM